One Festucalex cinctus isolate MCC-2025b chromosome 1, RoL_Fcin_1.0, whole genome shotgun sequence genomic region harbors:
- the kirrel1b gene encoding kin of IRRE-like protein 1b isoform X2, protein MKQPLWILTLLVTLPPARCVRFSQEPADQSVVLGERVVLSCVVFNYSGIVQWTKDGLALGVGEGLRAWPRYRVLRALDTGQYNLEISRAELSDDSLYECQATEAALRSRRAKLNVLIPPEDPVLEGTPELLLMAGTPHNLTCVTRGAKPAAHIQWLKNGLPTDGAHQSTEVLPDRKRVTTRSYLPIAPLDTDSHSNFTCVASNPAVPMGKRANVMLNVHHPPTVTLSIEPRSVLEGERVTFTCQATANPPIMGYRWAKGGVLLEGARESVFATTADHSFFTEPVSCQVFNAVGSTNVSILVDVHFGPILVVEPRPIAVDVNSDVTLNCKWSGNPPLTLTWTKKGSNMVLSNNNQLYLKSVSQADAGQYVCKAIVPRIGVGETEVTLTVNGPPIISSDPVQYAVRGERGEIKCYIASTPPPDKIVWAWKENVWEKEKGTLMERYTVEQSKPPSQGGAVLSTLTINNVMESDFHSPYNCTAWNSFGPRTMIITLEETDIVPVGIIAGGTVGSCVLLLMLLLALAFFLYRQRKSSRRGVTLGKADIKVETVNKETHSLEEEAATVSTATRMVKAMYSFLPSVSLSPSTQPFKDDMDLKQDVRSESDTRDDYELKDPTNGYYNVRATTHDEARPQSRVVHYQGDFRSPNTNNGAGGGSGSSAVSAAPTSAPSGAVPPSGVPGSRAGCYDPRPPSRMSHSTYAQFSTLSRAAASAQQAAANPPGDYPECGLLDSNTQLAYDNYGYPSQYHGYRMAFAPPIEEGPSYEMYPTGPGSGQGQQSPEAGLGKYGTATRFSYSSPPSDHSQRHTQRMQTHV, encoded by the exons cGTGGCCCCGGTACCGTGTGCTGCGGGCTCTGGACACGGGCCAGTACAACCTGGAGATCTCGCGCGCCGAACTGTCCGACGACTCGCTATACGAGTGCCAGGCCACCGAGGCCGCCCTACGATCCCGGAGGGCCAAGCTCAACGTCCTCA TCCCGCCCGAGGACCCGGTGTTGGAGGGCACCCCGGAGCTGCTGCTCATGGCGGGCACGCCGCACAACCTCACCTGCGTCACCCGCGGCGCCAAGCCGGCCGCGCACATCCAGTGGCTCAAGAACGGGCTGCCCACTGATGGCGCCCACCAGTCCACG GAGGTGCTGCCAGACCGGAAGAGGGTGACCACCAGGAGCTACCTCCCCATCGCGCCGCTGGACACGGACAGCCACAGCAACTTCACCTGCGTGGCCAGCAACCCGGCCGTGCCCATGGGCAAGCGGGCCAATGTCATGCTCAACGTACACC ATCCGCCAACAGTGACGTTGTCCATTGAGCCTCGCTCAGTCCTGGAGGGCGAGAGGGTCACCTTCACCTGCCAGGCCACCGCCAACCCGCCCATCATGGGCTACAG GTGGGCGAAGGGCGGCGTTTTGCTCGAAGGCGCCAGAGAGAGCGTGTTTGCCACCACAGCCGACCACTCCTTTTTCACCGAACCCGTGTCCTGTCAGGTGTTCAACGCGGTGGGCAGCACCAACGTCAGCATACTGGTGGATGTACATT TCGGACCCATCCTGGTGGTTGAACCGCGGCCCATCGCGGTGGATGTGAACTCGGACGTCACCCTGAACTGCAAGTGGTCTGGAAACCCCCCGCTTACACTCACCTGGACCAAAAAGGGCTCCAACATG gTGCTTAGTAACAACAACCAGCTGTACTTGAAGTCGGTGAGCCAGGCGGACGCCGGCCAGTACGTGTGCAAGGCCATCGTGCCCCGTATCGGCGTGGGCGAGACCGAAGTGACGCTCACGGTCAACG GCCCGCCCATAATCTCCAGTGATCCGGTCCAGTACGCCGTCCGGGGTGAGCGAGGCGAGATTAAGTGCTACATTGCCAGCACTCCCCCACCGGACAAGATT GTGTGGGCGTGGAAGGAGAACGTGTGGGAGAAGGAGAAAGGGACGCTGATGGAGCGCTACACGGTAGAGCAGAGCAAGCCGCCGTCACAGGGCGGAGCTGTGCTGTCCACGCTGACCATCAACAACGTCATGGAGTCGGACTTCCACTCGCCGTACAACTGCACCGCCTGGAACTCGTTCGGGCCCCGCACCATGATCATCACCTTGGAGGAGACCG ACATCGTCCCGGTGGGCATCATCGCCGGGGGTACGGTGGGCTCGTGCGTcctgctgctcatgctgctGCTGGCTCTCGCCTTCTTCCTCTACCGCCAACGCAAAAGCA GTCGTCGTGGTGTGACGCTGGGCAAAGCCGACATCAAAGTGGAGACGGTCAACAAGGAGACGCAcagcctggaggaggaagcggcCACCGTCTCCACTGCCACGCGCATGGTCAAGGCCATGTACTCG TTTCTGCCCTCtgtctccctctctccctccacTCAGCCCTTCAAAGACGACATGGACCTCAAGCAGGACGTGCGCAGCGAGAGCGACACGCGCGACGACTACGAGCTCAAG GATCCGACAAACGGCTACTACAACGTGCGAGCGACCACCCACGACGAGGCTCGCCCTCAGTCCCGTGTCGTCCACTACCAGGGAGACTTCCGCTCCCCGAACACCAACAACGGGGCGGGCGGTGGTAGCGGCAGCAGCGCCGTGTCCGCCGCCCCGACTTCCGCCCCCAGCGGCGCGGTCCCCCCCAGTGGGGTTCCAGGCTCCCGGGCCGGCTGCTATGACCCGCGTCCCCCTTCCCGCATGTCCCACTCCACATACGCCCAGTTCAGTACCCTGTCCCGGGCCGCCGCCTCCGCCCAGCAGGCAGCGGCCAACCCGCCAGGGGACTACCCGGAATGCGGGCTGCTGGACTCCAACACCCAGCTGGCCTACGACAACTACGGTTACCCCTCGCAGTACCACGGCTACCGCATGGCTTTCGCGCCACCCATAGAGGAGGGGCCGTCCTACGAGATGTATCCTACGGGACCAGGGAGCGGACAAGGGCAGCAGAGCCCcgaagcggggctggggaaGTACGGCACGGCCACCCGCTTTTCGTACTCATCGCCCCCTTCTGACCACTCACAGAGACACACTCAGAGGATGCAGACTCACGTGTGA
- the kirrel1b gene encoding kin of IRRE-like protein 1b isoform X3, protein MKRVVQARCVRFSQEPADQSVVLGERVVLSCVVFNYSGIVQWTKDGLALGVGEGLRAWPRYRVLRALDTGQYNLEISRAELSDDSLYECQATEAALRSRRAKLNVLIPPEDPVLEGTPELLLMAGTPHNLTCVTRGAKPAAHIQWLKNGLPTDGAHQSTEVLPDRKRVTTRSYLPIAPLDTDSHSNFTCVASNPAVPMGKRANVMLNVHHPPTVTLSIEPRSVLEGERVTFTCQATANPPIMGYRWAKGGVLLEGARESVFATTADHSFFTEPVSCQVFNAVGSTNVSILVDVHFGPILVVEPRPIAVDVNSDVTLNCKWSGNPPLTLTWTKKGSNMVLSNNNQLYLKSVSQADAGQYVCKAIVPRIGVGETEVTLTVNGPPIISSDPVQYAVRGERGEIKCYIASTPPPDKIVWAWKENVWEKEKGTLMERYTVEQSKPPSQGGAVLSTLTINNVMESDFHSPYNCTAWNSFGPRTMIITLEETDIVPVGIIAGGTVGSCVLLLMLLLALAFFLYRQRKSSRRGVTLGKADIKVETVNKETHSLEEEAATVSTATRMVKAMYSFLPSVSLSPSTQPFKDDMDLKQDVRSESDTRDDYELKDPTNGYYNVRATTHDEARPQSRVVHYQGDFRSPNTNNGAGGGSGSSAVSAAPTSAPSGAVPPSGVPGSRAGCYDPRPPSRMSHSTYAQFSTLSRAAASAQQAAANPPGDYPECGLLDSNTQLAYDNYGYPSQYHGYRMAFAPPIEEGPSYEMYPTGPGSGQGQQSPEAGLGKYGTATRFSYSSPPSDHSQRHTQRMQTHV, encoded by the exons cGTGGCCCCGGTACCGTGTGCTGCGGGCTCTGGACACGGGCCAGTACAACCTGGAGATCTCGCGCGCCGAACTGTCCGACGACTCGCTATACGAGTGCCAGGCCACCGAGGCCGCCCTACGATCCCGGAGGGCCAAGCTCAACGTCCTCA TCCCGCCCGAGGACCCGGTGTTGGAGGGCACCCCGGAGCTGCTGCTCATGGCGGGCACGCCGCACAACCTCACCTGCGTCACCCGCGGCGCCAAGCCGGCCGCGCACATCCAGTGGCTCAAGAACGGGCTGCCCACTGATGGCGCCCACCAGTCCACG GAGGTGCTGCCAGACCGGAAGAGGGTGACCACCAGGAGCTACCTCCCCATCGCGCCGCTGGACACGGACAGCCACAGCAACTTCACCTGCGTGGCCAGCAACCCGGCCGTGCCCATGGGCAAGCGGGCCAATGTCATGCTCAACGTACACC ATCCGCCAACAGTGACGTTGTCCATTGAGCCTCGCTCAGTCCTGGAGGGCGAGAGGGTCACCTTCACCTGCCAGGCCACCGCCAACCCGCCCATCATGGGCTACAG GTGGGCGAAGGGCGGCGTTTTGCTCGAAGGCGCCAGAGAGAGCGTGTTTGCCACCACAGCCGACCACTCCTTTTTCACCGAACCCGTGTCCTGTCAGGTGTTCAACGCGGTGGGCAGCACCAACGTCAGCATACTGGTGGATGTACATT TCGGACCCATCCTGGTGGTTGAACCGCGGCCCATCGCGGTGGATGTGAACTCGGACGTCACCCTGAACTGCAAGTGGTCTGGAAACCCCCCGCTTACACTCACCTGGACCAAAAAGGGCTCCAACATG gTGCTTAGTAACAACAACCAGCTGTACTTGAAGTCGGTGAGCCAGGCGGACGCCGGCCAGTACGTGTGCAAGGCCATCGTGCCCCGTATCGGCGTGGGCGAGACCGAAGTGACGCTCACGGTCAACG GCCCGCCCATAATCTCCAGTGATCCGGTCCAGTACGCCGTCCGGGGTGAGCGAGGCGAGATTAAGTGCTACATTGCCAGCACTCCCCCACCGGACAAGATT GTGTGGGCGTGGAAGGAGAACGTGTGGGAGAAGGAGAAAGGGACGCTGATGGAGCGCTACACGGTAGAGCAGAGCAAGCCGCCGTCACAGGGCGGAGCTGTGCTGTCCACGCTGACCATCAACAACGTCATGGAGTCGGACTTCCACTCGCCGTACAACTGCACCGCCTGGAACTCGTTCGGGCCCCGCACCATGATCATCACCTTGGAGGAGACCG ACATCGTCCCGGTGGGCATCATCGCCGGGGGTACGGTGGGCTCGTGCGTcctgctgctcatgctgctGCTGGCTCTCGCCTTCTTCCTCTACCGCCAACGCAAAAGCA GTCGTCGTGGTGTGACGCTGGGCAAAGCCGACATCAAAGTGGAGACGGTCAACAAGGAGACGCAcagcctggaggaggaagcggcCACCGTCTCCACTGCCACGCGCATGGTCAAGGCCATGTACTCG TTTCTGCCCTCtgtctccctctctccctccacTCAGCCCTTCAAAGACGACATGGACCTCAAGCAGGACGTGCGCAGCGAGAGCGACACGCGCGACGACTACGAGCTCAAG GATCCGACAAACGGCTACTACAACGTGCGAGCGACCACCCACGACGAGGCTCGCCCTCAGTCCCGTGTCGTCCACTACCAGGGAGACTTCCGCTCCCCGAACACCAACAACGGGGCGGGCGGTGGTAGCGGCAGCAGCGCCGTGTCCGCCGCCCCGACTTCCGCCCCCAGCGGCGCGGTCCCCCCCAGTGGGGTTCCAGGCTCCCGGGCCGGCTGCTATGACCCGCGTCCCCCTTCCCGCATGTCCCACTCCACATACGCCCAGTTCAGTACCCTGTCCCGGGCCGCCGCCTCCGCCCAGCAGGCAGCGGCCAACCCGCCAGGGGACTACCCGGAATGCGGGCTGCTGGACTCCAACACCCAGCTGGCCTACGACAACTACGGTTACCCCTCGCAGTACCACGGCTACCGCATGGCTTTCGCGCCACCCATAGAGGAGGGGCCGTCCTACGAGATGTATCCTACGGGACCAGGGAGCGGACAAGGGCAGCAGAGCCCcgaagcggggctggggaaGTACGGCACGGCCACCCGCTTTTCGTACTCATCGCCCCCTTCTGACCACTCACAGAGACACACTCAGAGGATGCAGACTCACGTGTGA
- the kirrel1b gene encoding kin of IRRE-like protein 1b isoform X1: protein MKEVARGRREINKQQQRATRCVRFSQEPADQSVVLGERVVLSCVVFNYSGIVQWTKDGLALGVGEGLRAWPRYRVLRALDTGQYNLEISRAELSDDSLYECQATEAALRSRRAKLNVLIPPEDPVLEGTPELLLMAGTPHNLTCVTRGAKPAAHIQWLKNGLPTDGAHQSTEVLPDRKRVTTRSYLPIAPLDTDSHSNFTCVASNPAVPMGKRANVMLNVHHPPTVTLSIEPRSVLEGERVTFTCQATANPPIMGYRWAKGGVLLEGARESVFATTADHSFFTEPVSCQVFNAVGSTNVSILVDVHFGPILVVEPRPIAVDVNSDVTLNCKWSGNPPLTLTWTKKGSNMVLSNNNQLYLKSVSQADAGQYVCKAIVPRIGVGETEVTLTVNGPPIISSDPVQYAVRGERGEIKCYIASTPPPDKIVWAWKENVWEKEKGTLMERYTVEQSKPPSQGGAVLSTLTINNVMESDFHSPYNCTAWNSFGPRTMIITLEETDIVPVGIIAGGTVGSCVLLLMLLLALAFFLYRQRKSSRRGVTLGKADIKVETVNKETHSLEEEAATVSTATRMVKAMYSFLPSVSLSPSTQPFKDDMDLKQDVRSESDTRDDYELKDPTNGYYNVRATTHDEARPQSRVVHYQGDFRSPNTNNGAGGGSGSSAVSAAPTSAPSGAVPPSGVPGSRAGCYDPRPPSRMSHSTYAQFSTLSRAAASAQQAAANPPGDYPECGLLDSNTQLAYDNYGYPSQYHGYRMAFAPPIEEGPSYEMYPTGPGSGQGQQSPEAGLGKYGTATRFSYSSPPSDHSQRHTQRMQTHV, encoded by the exons cGTGGCCCCGGTACCGTGTGCTGCGGGCTCTGGACACGGGCCAGTACAACCTGGAGATCTCGCGCGCCGAACTGTCCGACGACTCGCTATACGAGTGCCAGGCCACCGAGGCCGCCCTACGATCCCGGAGGGCCAAGCTCAACGTCCTCA TCCCGCCCGAGGACCCGGTGTTGGAGGGCACCCCGGAGCTGCTGCTCATGGCGGGCACGCCGCACAACCTCACCTGCGTCACCCGCGGCGCCAAGCCGGCCGCGCACATCCAGTGGCTCAAGAACGGGCTGCCCACTGATGGCGCCCACCAGTCCACG GAGGTGCTGCCAGACCGGAAGAGGGTGACCACCAGGAGCTACCTCCCCATCGCGCCGCTGGACACGGACAGCCACAGCAACTTCACCTGCGTGGCCAGCAACCCGGCCGTGCCCATGGGCAAGCGGGCCAATGTCATGCTCAACGTACACC ATCCGCCAACAGTGACGTTGTCCATTGAGCCTCGCTCAGTCCTGGAGGGCGAGAGGGTCACCTTCACCTGCCAGGCCACCGCCAACCCGCCCATCATGGGCTACAG GTGGGCGAAGGGCGGCGTTTTGCTCGAAGGCGCCAGAGAGAGCGTGTTTGCCACCACAGCCGACCACTCCTTTTTCACCGAACCCGTGTCCTGTCAGGTGTTCAACGCGGTGGGCAGCACCAACGTCAGCATACTGGTGGATGTACATT TCGGACCCATCCTGGTGGTTGAACCGCGGCCCATCGCGGTGGATGTGAACTCGGACGTCACCCTGAACTGCAAGTGGTCTGGAAACCCCCCGCTTACACTCACCTGGACCAAAAAGGGCTCCAACATG gTGCTTAGTAACAACAACCAGCTGTACTTGAAGTCGGTGAGCCAGGCGGACGCCGGCCAGTACGTGTGCAAGGCCATCGTGCCCCGTATCGGCGTGGGCGAGACCGAAGTGACGCTCACGGTCAACG GCCCGCCCATAATCTCCAGTGATCCGGTCCAGTACGCCGTCCGGGGTGAGCGAGGCGAGATTAAGTGCTACATTGCCAGCACTCCCCCACCGGACAAGATT GTGTGGGCGTGGAAGGAGAACGTGTGGGAGAAGGAGAAAGGGACGCTGATGGAGCGCTACACGGTAGAGCAGAGCAAGCCGCCGTCACAGGGCGGAGCTGTGCTGTCCACGCTGACCATCAACAACGTCATGGAGTCGGACTTCCACTCGCCGTACAACTGCACCGCCTGGAACTCGTTCGGGCCCCGCACCATGATCATCACCTTGGAGGAGACCG ACATCGTCCCGGTGGGCATCATCGCCGGGGGTACGGTGGGCTCGTGCGTcctgctgctcatgctgctGCTGGCTCTCGCCTTCTTCCTCTACCGCCAACGCAAAAGCA GTCGTCGTGGTGTGACGCTGGGCAAAGCCGACATCAAAGTGGAGACGGTCAACAAGGAGACGCAcagcctggaggaggaagcggcCACCGTCTCCACTGCCACGCGCATGGTCAAGGCCATGTACTCG TTTCTGCCCTCtgtctccctctctccctccacTCAGCCCTTCAAAGACGACATGGACCTCAAGCAGGACGTGCGCAGCGAGAGCGACACGCGCGACGACTACGAGCTCAAG GATCCGACAAACGGCTACTACAACGTGCGAGCGACCACCCACGACGAGGCTCGCCCTCAGTCCCGTGTCGTCCACTACCAGGGAGACTTCCGCTCCCCGAACACCAACAACGGGGCGGGCGGTGGTAGCGGCAGCAGCGCCGTGTCCGCCGCCCCGACTTCCGCCCCCAGCGGCGCGGTCCCCCCCAGTGGGGTTCCAGGCTCCCGGGCCGGCTGCTATGACCCGCGTCCCCCTTCCCGCATGTCCCACTCCACATACGCCCAGTTCAGTACCCTGTCCCGGGCCGCCGCCTCCGCCCAGCAGGCAGCGGCCAACCCGCCAGGGGACTACCCGGAATGCGGGCTGCTGGACTCCAACACCCAGCTGGCCTACGACAACTACGGTTACCCCTCGCAGTACCACGGCTACCGCATGGCTTTCGCGCCACCCATAGAGGAGGGGCCGTCCTACGAGATGTATCCTACGGGACCAGGGAGCGGACAAGGGCAGCAGAGCCCcgaagcggggctggggaaGTACGGCACGGCCACCCGCTTTTCGTACTCATCGCCCCCTTCTGACCACTCACAGAGACACACTCAGAGGATGCAGACTCACGTGTGA
- the kirrel1b gene encoding kin of IRRE-like protein 1b isoform X4, with translation MKEVARGRREINKQQQRATRCVRFSQEPADQSVVLGERVVLSCVVFNYSGIVQWTKDGLALGVGEGLRAWPRYRVLRALDTGQYNLEISRAELSDDSLYECQATEAALRSRRAKLNVLIPPEDPVLEGTPELLLMAGTPHNLTCVTRGAKPAAHIQWLKNGLPTDGAHQSTEVLPDRKRVTTRSYLPIAPLDTDSHSNFTCVASNPAVPMGKRANVMLNVHHPPTVTLSIEPRSVLEGERVTFTCQATANPPIMGYRWAKGGVLLEGARESVFATTADHSFFTEPVSCQVFNAVGSTNVSILVDVHFGPILVVEPRPIAVDVNSDVTLNCKWSGNPPLTLTWTKKGSNMVLSNNNQLYLKSVSQADAGQYVCKAIVPRIGVGETEVTLTVNGPPIISSDPVQYAVRGERGEIKCYIASTPPPDKIVWAWKENVWEKEKGTLMERYTVEQSKPPSQGGAVLSTLTINNVMESDFHSPYNCTAWNSFGPRTMIITLEETDIVPVGIIAGGTVGSCVLLLMLLLALAFFLYRQRKSSRRGVTLGKADIKVETVNKETHSLEEEAATVSTATRMVKAMYSPFKDDMDLKQDVRSESDTRDDYELKDPTNGYYNVRATTHDEARPQSRVVHYQGDFRSPNTNNGAGGGSGSSAVSAAPTSAPSGAVPPSGVPGSRAGCYDPRPPSRMSHSTYAQFSTLSRAAASAQQAAANPPGDYPECGLLDSNTQLAYDNYGYPSQYHGYRMAFAPPIEEGPSYEMYPTGPGSGQGQQSPEAGLGKYGTATRFSYSSPPSDHSQRHTQRMQTHV, from the exons cGTGGCCCCGGTACCGTGTGCTGCGGGCTCTGGACACGGGCCAGTACAACCTGGAGATCTCGCGCGCCGAACTGTCCGACGACTCGCTATACGAGTGCCAGGCCACCGAGGCCGCCCTACGATCCCGGAGGGCCAAGCTCAACGTCCTCA TCCCGCCCGAGGACCCGGTGTTGGAGGGCACCCCGGAGCTGCTGCTCATGGCGGGCACGCCGCACAACCTCACCTGCGTCACCCGCGGCGCCAAGCCGGCCGCGCACATCCAGTGGCTCAAGAACGGGCTGCCCACTGATGGCGCCCACCAGTCCACG GAGGTGCTGCCAGACCGGAAGAGGGTGACCACCAGGAGCTACCTCCCCATCGCGCCGCTGGACACGGACAGCCACAGCAACTTCACCTGCGTGGCCAGCAACCCGGCCGTGCCCATGGGCAAGCGGGCCAATGTCATGCTCAACGTACACC ATCCGCCAACAGTGACGTTGTCCATTGAGCCTCGCTCAGTCCTGGAGGGCGAGAGGGTCACCTTCACCTGCCAGGCCACCGCCAACCCGCCCATCATGGGCTACAG GTGGGCGAAGGGCGGCGTTTTGCTCGAAGGCGCCAGAGAGAGCGTGTTTGCCACCACAGCCGACCACTCCTTTTTCACCGAACCCGTGTCCTGTCAGGTGTTCAACGCGGTGGGCAGCACCAACGTCAGCATACTGGTGGATGTACATT TCGGACCCATCCTGGTGGTTGAACCGCGGCCCATCGCGGTGGATGTGAACTCGGACGTCACCCTGAACTGCAAGTGGTCTGGAAACCCCCCGCTTACACTCACCTGGACCAAAAAGGGCTCCAACATG gTGCTTAGTAACAACAACCAGCTGTACTTGAAGTCGGTGAGCCAGGCGGACGCCGGCCAGTACGTGTGCAAGGCCATCGTGCCCCGTATCGGCGTGGGCGAGACCGAAGTGACGCTCACGGTCAACG GCCCGCCCATAATCTCCAGTGATCCGGTCCAGTACGCCGTCCGGGGTGAGCGAGGCGAGATTAAGTGCTACATTGCCAGCACTCCCCCACCGGACAAGATT GTGTGGGCGTGGAAGGAGAACGTGTGGGAGAAGGAGAAAGGGACGCTGATGGAGCGCTACACGGTAGAGCAGAGCAAGCCGCCGTCACAGGGCGGAGCTGTGCTGTCCACGCTGACCATCAACAACGTCATGGAGTCGGACTTCCACTCGCCGTACAACTGCACCGCCTGGAACTCGTTCGGGCCCCGCACCATGATCATCACCTTGGAGGAGACCG ACATCGTCCCGGTGGGCATCATCGCCGGGGGTACGGTGGGCTCGTGCGTcctgctgctcatgctgctGCTGGCTCTCGCCTTCTTCCTCTACCGCCAACGCAAAAGCA GTCGTCGTGGTGTGACGCTGGGCAAAGCCGACATCAAAGTGGAGACGGTCAACAAGGAGACGCAcagcctggaggaggaagcggcCACCGTCTCCACTGCCACGCGCATGGTCAAGGCCATGTACTCG CCCTTCAAAGACGACATGGACCTCAAGCAGGACGTGCGCAGCGAGAGCGACACGCGCGACGACTACGAGCTCAAG GATCCGACAAACGGCTACTACAACGTGCGAGCGACCACCCACGACGAGGCTCGCCCTCAGTCCCGTGTCGTCCACTACCAGGGAGACTTCCGCTCCCCGAACACCAACAACGGGGCGGGCGGTGGTAGCGGCAGCAGCGCCGTGTCCGCCGCCCCGACTTCCGCCCCCAGCGGCGCGGTCCCCCCCAGTGGGGTTCCAGGCTCCCGGGCCGGCTGCTATGACCCGCGTCCCCCTTCCCGCATGTCCCACTCCACATACGCCCAGTTCAGTACCCTGTCCCGGGCCGCCGCCTCCGCCCAGCAGGCAGCGGCCAACCCGCCAGGGGACTACCCGGAATGCGGGCTGCTGGACTCCAACACCCAGCTGGCCTACGACAACTACGGTTACCCCTCGCAGTACCACGGCTACCGCATGGCTTTCGCGCCACCCATAGAGGAGGGGCCGTCCTACGAGATGTATCCTACGGGACCAGGGAGCGGACAAGGGCAGCAGAGCCCcgaagcggggctggggaaGTACGGCACGGCCACCCGCTTTTCGTACTCATCGCCCCCTTCTGACCACTCACAGAGACACACTCAGAGGATGCAGACTCACGTGTGA